The nucleotide sequence GATGCCTCTATTATTCGAACCAGGGTCGGAAAATGAATATAGTAATTCTGGTTATATTATTCTAGGAGCTATTGTTGAGAAGATTACAGGTAAATCATACCATAAAAATATACAAGAACGTATTGTTACACCATTGAATCTAGAAAATACTTATGTAGAGTCTACACTAAAATCTAAAATTTCTAATCGAGCTATTGGATATTATAAAGACATAAAAGGCAATTTATTAAACAACAACGATTTTGTTGAACTTCCAAACCCCGATGGAGGTTTCCAAGCCACCACATTAGATATTATGAAGTTTTATAAAGAGTTTTTTTATGGGAATTCAATATTAAGAGAAGAAGCCAAAATGGAAGATGAATTTTACAGACAATTAGAACGTCATAGAACTACAGGAGGAGCTATTCCTCACTATGGTGGGTTTGAAGGTGCCAATACAGCACTTTATGAAATTCTAAGAGACAAAATTACTATTGCTGTTTTTGCTAATATGGACGAGCCTGTAGCTGAACAAATAGGTCCAGGAATTTTAGCTATAATTAGAGGGCAAAAACCAAAAAAACCAAGCCTTCCCGCTATTCAAAACGTATATAAACATTATAATGAGAAAGGGTTAGATTATGTAAAAACTAACTTTAAAAATCTGATTTCTAATTTTCACCCAACAGACCCCAAAAGTCTTATTTTAAATAGAATAGGATATACATTTTTGCGTGAAAATAAAATAGATAAAGCTTTAGATATATTTAAACTAAATACTGAATTATTTCCAGAAAATCCTAACGTATGGGATAGTTTAGGGGAGATTTATCTAAAAAAAGGAGATACTAAAACGGCATTGAAAAATTATGAGAAAGCCCTGACTTTAGATCCTGAATTTGAAAGCGCTAAGAGAAAGGTAGAACAACTTAAATTGAAGAACTAAATATTTCAAATGATATTTTTCTTTATTGATTCATTTAGGTTTTTATAATTTGTTTTATGTGTGAACTATTTCAGTACTGTGTTTAAAATTAACCCTTATTAAAGTCAAAAATTATGAATAGAATAATTATACTGTTGTTTTGTAGCATTTTATTCTCATGCAATATACAATCTCAGGAAATCATAAATAAACACTATCAATTTATTGGTGGCATTGATAAAGTGCAAGAGGTTCAAGGTATATCAGCAAAAGGGGAAATAAACATTAAATCATTTAACATGACATTCCCTTTTAACCTTAATATTAAAGGGAATAAATTACGTTTTGAACAGGAGGCAGTTCAGCAAGGTATGGACTTGAATCCAGCTATAATCAGATTAGTAAATAATAAAGGCTATATCATTATAGACGAATCTAAAATTAACAGAGGTTTTGATATCAATGAGTTGAACGATGATGAGCTTCAAATATGGAAAGAATCTGAATTTCTATTTCCTTTCTCAGTACCCTATCTTAAAAAAGCAGGTTTTAATTTTAAAAATCCACAAAAGATTGAAGACGATCTAATAGTTTTGGAATCTCAACTTCCTTCAACAGAAACTAACAAACTCTATTTTAAAAATAATGGTGAATTGGTTAAACATGAATTCACGATGCATCATGTACAATTGGGGAAGGTTAACATTCTTAGAAAGTACATTTCTTATGGAGAGCATAATGGAATTAAATACCCTAAAGAATGGATAGATTATAGAAACGGAACAGAATTACATTATTCTATTGATGATATCAACTTTAATAATAATATTTCTGAACACATATTTGCTCTACCATCAAAGAATAACGAAAAATCAAAATTAAGTGTAGGAATCGTATCAAAAGTTATAGATTCTTATATCACAGCGCTAGAAAGGTATAGTCCATTTAAAGAATCTATTCAAAAATTTAAATATGAACTTGTCGCAAAATCAAAAGATGGGGAATTCAATAAATTTGATTCTCCAAATAGTTTATCAAGAGCACTATCTCGTTCGGTAGTTGATATATCTGGGGACGCTCATTTCGGGCTTAAATATGATCCTGAACTATTTGATGAATTAAAGAGTCCAGGATTGATTAGAAGAGATAATACTTCTTATTTCAAACAATTGCAAACAAGAATAAAAAAGAATAATTTCTTTTTTACTGAGGCAAGCATTAAAAATGGATATTATTACTTCCATTTTTCTGAATTTGCGCCATTACAATTCGTTAAATCTTATTTTGATAAATTAATGTCAGAGGCAGCAAAGACAAAAGGTATTATTATTGACTTGAGAAATAATTCTGGTGGTGACGGTAATTTTGCTAAATATATGTCTAGTTATTTCTTGCCAGAAAATACAATGCTATATACTGAAGTGAAAAAAAATAGAGAAGATAAAGTTTATTCAGTAGCAACTAAGGCTAAAGCTATTCATAAAAAGATGCCTGTTATTATTTTAACCAATGGTAGAAGTGTATCTGCAGCAGAATATTTTCCTTATGTAATGCAAAACCATGACAGAGCAATAGTAATTGGAGAACGTACTTATGGTGCTGCTCATGCTTCTATTGATGTTCCTCTAGTGGAAGGTATAGTAGGTTTTGTTCCTGTTTCTGCAAGTAAACACATTAAAACTGGAACTGATTGGGAAGGTACCGGAGTAGTACCTAATATTCAATGTACGTCTGACGAAGCACTTAAAGTTGCTATTTCTAAGATGGATACCTTGATTAATGATTAATACACTTTTTGATTTAGATGTATAAGACTTGGTGATTTGATGATAAATGTCAAGCTAAATTCATTGAAATACCTATTCAAAGTGCTCTGGTGATGTTTTAAGGGAAAGATAAATTTAGAATTAATTATAAGAGATATGAAGATTAAAAAAAGGAAGATAAAGACTGACACATTTTTTGATATTGAAGAACCTTTAAAAGGACATTTTATACGTTTTTTTAAAAAGTTAACCCAATTCAACAGAAAAAATCAAATGGATTTTGATAGCTAAAAGCTATCTTTTTTTAAACGATTATTAAAATCTTCTATATATATATAGCGCAATAGGGACTTTATGCTTGCTAATAGTTACTTTATTAACTTCTACAACATCAATTTTATCTAATGAAACCACATAAGGTTTGTTTATCTTTATAAAAGATGTTTTCGGAATTAATTTAAATACATCATTCATAGAAGAACGCATTAGAATCACCTTCTCTTGAGCAGCATAGCTCTCAAGATGATTGCCGTTTTTTTTAAATATAAAATATCGTCTAATTTTAATTAGTACGTTTTACTCTCAGATTTTATTAAAGTGCATTAGCTATCATATTGAACTTCACTTTGTGAATCAACTATTTCTAATAATGTAGATTTATATTTATTACATACCCTGAATAAGAGGCTTCCATTGAAGCTGAATTTGATTTTACAGAGTTTACTTATATTAAATTTCGATTATCATATGCGTGCAGATAATGTACCACCTGATTTTTATGGCGATATTTTAAGTAATACTAATTATATAAAAAGAAGAAATGACAAATATTATACAGTTAAAATAAACGCTAACAGTCAATTCGTTTTTTTAACTATTGAAAACAGAAATAGTAAGATGAATGAGATTCTCATTAAAGAATAAATTAAATTATTTTCAATTTTGTTTTCTAATTATTTTTTAAAATTTCTTCTATAAAAGGATCTATATTATTAAAATAATCAAACGATACATTTTTAATTCTAATATCAGGTGTTTTACTTTTCCTGATATCATTAGCGTATGTGTGTACCCAATAAAAAGATGATATGCTCAATTGCATTTCAAGATTAGGCAAGCTAAAAGATTTTGGATTTCCATAATGATTTAATGATCCTCCTGTTGGCTCACCAACAAATACTGCATTAAGTTCTTTCTCACAAGAAGCTATAAAATCTGTTGTAGCTGAGAAAGAATGACGGCCAATAATTACATAAAATGAAATATTAGGATTATTACTTTGAATGTTTTTAAAAAAATTAACCCAATATTTATTCAAAGAATTATTACCGCCAGGATTAGTTCTAACATCAATTATTATTATTTTTAAATTGACATGTTTAATTAACGAGTCTAATTTAATAAGATAATCAAGAATCTTAATATTATCATTTCTAACAAAGTTATATTGTATGTATAATGAATTTTTAATGAATTTATGCCAATACATTACCCCTGGATTTGAAGTGAAGTACATATTGTCATTTCGTGGTAATCTCTCTGCAAATGTGAAATAATTATGAAAATCTTTATCTAGAAAACGATCAAATTCATTAGGGATTAATTCAAACATTTCAAAATAATCCTTCAATCTTATAGGTGATAGTTCAATTTGAATTTTTTCTCCATTTTCTAATTCAAATTTTAACTCTACGGTTTTATCATTCTTACCTATTATAGAAGTTCCTTTAAGATATTCGAATATTACTAAGTAAGAAGGTAACTTAGCTTTTAGCTGTTCTTTATTATCATGAGGAATTATCTTTGACAACTTCTTATTTACTGAAGTAATGAGCTTATTATTTATCTCTATTAATTTTGATCCAATTAAAAATTTTAATGAGTCTAGAGCTTGAGTGACATATTGACCATCATCAAATATATAAGAGCGTATGGGTAAAACATTAAAGTCTTTTGGACCAATATAAGTATGGCCGTCACCTATAGCTGACACTAATTTTGAATAATTAATTAATACTTTATAATATGAATCTTTTTTTTGTGAATGCTTTATTTTTCTTAGTAGTCTAGAGTATCTTTTTTGATTTATTGAATTAAAAGGCTCTGGATGTATCTCAAGAATTTTATTATTTACAAATTGTAAATCATCACTTAAATTCTTAAATGGAATAGTACCTTGAGAGTAGCTATTATGGATAATAAAGGCTAAAATAATAGTAAGTAGTTTAGTCAATGATTTCATTAGATTTTTTTTGCTTCATACTCTTTCCCTCTACGATCTACCCATATTAATTTCTTTTTATCACCTTCTTTTTTAAATATAATTTTAGCAAACATAGCTCTGTAATAAAATTCATTTGGTTGTTCTAGAACTTTTAAATCTGTACTATAACCAGCTGAGCCTTTTAATTTAGGTTTGCCATTAATTTTTTCCACAGTTAATAAAAATCCAGGGAAAAGTTCATAGTTTCCTA is from Flavobacteriaceae bacterium and encodes:
- a CDS encoding tetratricopeptide repeat protein, which encodes MRKTKTIINTSILFFLLIWQGCFSQVKKNILNEKEIASKIDALVKQYTSLDIFSGVVLVAENGKPIYHKAFGLADREKGIPNTLNTKFDIGSMNKTFTKVLILQLIDEGKLSFDDTIGKHLIGFPEMAANNITVEHLLYHFSGYGDYWSPDFKKLPTKQKTIQGLLERIKKMPLLFEPGSENEYSNSGYIILGAIVEKITGKSYHKNIQERIVTPLNLENTYVESTLKSKISNRAIGYYKDIKGNLLNNNDFVELPNPDGGFQATTLDIMKFYKEFFYGNSILREEAKMEDEFYRQLERHRTTGGAIPHYGGFEGANTALYEILRDKITIAVFANMDEPVAEQIGPGILAIIRGQKPKKPSLPAIQNVYKHYNEKGLDYVKTNFKNLISNFHPTDPKSLILNRIGYTFLRENKIDKALDIFKLNTELFPENPNVWDSLGEIYLKKGDTKTALKNYEKALTLDPEFESAKRKVEQLKLKN